The Lysobacter capsici genome has a segment encoding these proteins:
- a CDS encoding serine/threonine protein kinase, with amino-acid sequence MNDLAARAMSLFDDYVELPASERERKLDELAAREPALHDALRALLDADAQANDHLLDRSPADLLADKHRDTAQTAAEQDERADARIGTRLGPWRIDRVIGHGGMGTVYQAHRDDGEYQQRVALKCIRTELATPQLQAAFRDERNLLARLDHAGIAALVDGGVGEDGQPWFAMRFVDGIALDAWCDHRRASVRERVGLLIQVCEALAYAHAQGIVHRDIKPSNLLVSDDGRVQLVDFGISSHFAAQGVTPREQIAITPDYAAPEAREYGAHGPATDLYALGVLTYRLLCAQWPAPLHSLRNLIPIAASGEPVPMDRLLDDRNGNADAADDSADFIARQRGAADAAALRRQLAGDLSAIALKAVATRPQDRYSSASEFASDLRRWCEHRPVSVNPGSRWSRARKWQRRNPGAVAIGAGLLLVLVLGLSVTLWQQRRAQREAAATAAVSQLFASTLGTATLSGLSTTAFSSKALLDQTERELRQLPLRDQPRLLARGLATLARSYTLTGDYPHANRLTDEAQRVLDRAGENDAFVTSARVSILNLSNRYREAGALVAKQLQALGDRDDEPTRLTRIAYTTELARAQWGMGRTEEATRTANALVEQTRALGSEHQEIVAQVLMLRAGFLNRLLRSEQAEADTRRAIALVRTSNPILADDGLVALINLVSRRGSPEVLPLAQELLRNRRNTLGESHPKTAQAKLRLALARYPSISNDDVSKALAVLKASYGSDNPAYAMALSAGAWAAAPDPTERIVLLRQALATLQRTMGPHAEPTMTAQFILGKELMYLPEDARTEAEFAEGVALVRQAVDGRSKSGIPSVLERNDLIGGLLAHGDARQLALVQTLVDNNRGDALRYYSPDDYQVKYLEYAADWLLYRQGHYAQADRNFARRIEASSEFMRTAHPGQSSFELLRSSFLSQSLLFRALYAYQQCDNAQTEVFLQQAVSFSRRALGADSPAAKSATANLEQLRRHGRMIDSAGSTGLPPEELERFNRQVQQTCRSHRSR; translated from the coding sequence ATGAACGACCTGGCTGCGCGTGCAATGTCCTTGTTCGACGACTACGTCGAACTGCCGGCGAGCGAACGCGAACGCAAACTGGACGAACTCGCCGCGCGCGAACCGGCGCTGCACGACGCCTTGCGCGCGCTGCTCGACGCCGATGCGCAGGCCAACGATCACCTGCTCGATCGCTCGCCGGCCGACCTGCTGGCCGACAAACACCGCGACACCGCGCAGACCGCGGCCGAGCAGGACGAACGCGCCGACGCCCGCATCGGCACCCGCCTGGGCCCATGGCGGATCGACCGGGTAATCGGCCACGGCGGCATGGGCACGGTCTACCAAGCCCATCGCGACGACGGCGAATACCAACAGCGCGTCGCGCTCAAATGCATCCGCACCGAGCTGGCCACGCCGCAGCTGCAGGCCGCGTTCCGCGACGAACGCAATCTGCTCGCGCGGCTGGACCATGCCGGCATCGCCGCGCTGGTCGACGGCGGCGTCGGCGAGGACGGCCAGCCCTGGTTCGCGATGCGTTTCGTCGACGGCATTGCGCTGGATGCGTGGTGCGACCATCGCCGCGCCAGTGTGCGCGAACGCGTCGGCCTGCTGATCCAGGTCTGTGAAGCGCTGGCTTATGCGCATGCGCAGGGCATCGTGCATCGCGACATCAAGCCGTCCAATCTGCTGGTGAGCGACGACGGCCGCGTGCAACTGGTCGACTTCGGCATCTCCTCGCATTTCGCCGCGCAGGGCGTCACCCCGCGCGAGCAGATCGCGATCACCCCCGACTACGCCGCGCCGGAAGCGCGCGAATACGGCGCGCACGGCCCGGCCACCGACTTGTACGCGCTAGGCGTGCTCACCTATCGCCTGCTGTGCGCGCAATGGCCGGCGCCGCTGCACAGCCTGCGCAATCTCATCCCGATCGCCGCCTCCGGCGAACCGGTGCCGATGGACCGCCTGCTCGACGATCGCAACGGCAACGCCGATGCGGCCGACGACAGCGCCGACTTCATCGCCCGCCAACGCGGCGCTGCCGATGCGGCCGCGTTGCGCAGGCAACTGGCCGGCGACCTGTCGGCGATCGCGCTCAAGGCGGTGGCGACGCGGCCGCAGGATCGTTATTCCAGCGCCAGCGAATTCGCCAGCGACCTGCGACGCTGGTGCGAGCACCGGCCGGTCAGCGTCAATCCCGGCAGCCGTTGGTCGCGCGCGCGCAAATGGCAGCGCCGCAATCCCGGCGCGGTGGCGATCGGCGCGGGCCTGTTGCTGGTGCTGGTCCTCGGCCTGAGCGTGACGCTGTGGCAGCAACGACGCGCCCAGCGCGAAGCGGCGGCCACCGCCGCGGTCAGCCAGTTGTTCGCCTCCACCCTGGGCACCGCCACCCTGTCCGGACTGAGCACCACCGCGTTTTCGTCGAAAGCGCTGCTGGACCAGACCGAGCGCGAACTGCGCCAGCTGCCGCTGCGCGATCAGCCCCGATTGCTGGCGCGCGGCCTGGCGACGCTGGCGCGCAGCTACACCCTCACCGGCGACTATCCGCATGCCAATCGCCTGACCGACGAGGCCCAGCGCGTGCTCGACCGCGCCGGCGAAAACGATGCCTTCGTGACCAGCGCGCGGGTGTCGATCCTCAACCTCAGCAACCGCTACCGCGAAGCCGGCGCGCTGGTCGCGAAACAGCTCCAAGCGCTCGGCGACCGCGACGACGAACCGACCCGGCTGACCCGCATCGCCTACACCACCGAGTTGGCCAGGGCGCAATGGGGCATGGGCCGCACCGAGGAAGCCACGCGCACGGCGAATGCGCTGGTCGAGCAGACCCGCGCACTGGGGAGCGAACATCAGGAAATCGTCGCCCAGGTGCTGATGCTGCGCGCCGGTTTCCTCAACCGATTGCTGCGCTCCGAGCAGGCCGAAGCCGACACTCGCCGGGCGATCGCGCTGGTGCGGACATCCAATCCCATATTGGCCGACGACGGACTGGTCGCCCTGATCAACCTGGTCTCGCGGCGCGGTTCGCCCGAGGTGTTGCCGCTCGCGCAGGAACTGCTGCGCAATCGCCGCAATACCCTGGGCGAATCGCATCCGAAAACCGCGCAGGCGAAGTTGCGACTGGCGCTGGCGCGTTACCCGAGCATTTCCAACGACGACGTGTCCAAGGCCCTGGCCGTGCTCAAGGCCAGCTACGGCAGCGACAATCCGGCCTACGCCATGGCCTTGAGCGCCGGCGCCTGGGCGGCCGCCCCCGATCCGACTGAAAGGATCGTCCTGTTGCGACAGGCCCTGGCGACCCTGCAACGCACGATGGGGCCGCACGCCGAACCGACCATGACGGCCCAATTCATCCTCGGAAAGGAACTGATGTATCTGCCCGAGGACGCGCGCACCGAGGCGGAATTCGCCGAAGGCGTAGCGCTGGTGCGGCAGGCGGTGGACGGACGAAGCAAAAGCGGCATTCCGTCGGTGCTTGAGCGCAACGATCTGATCGGCGGCCTGCTGGCCCATGGCGACGCTCGCCAATTGGCGCTGGTGCAAACCCTGGTGGACAACAATCGCGGCGACGCGCTGCGCTACTACAGCCCCGACGACTACCAGGTGAAGTATCTGGAATACGCCGCCGACTGGCTGCTCTACCGTCAAGGCCATTACGCTCAGGCCGATCGCAATTTCGCCCGACGCATCGAGGCCAGCAGCGAGTTCATGCGCACGGCGCATCCTGGCCAATCCAGCTTCGAACTGCTGCGCAGCAGCTTTCTGAGCCAATCGCTGCTGTTTCGCGCGCTCTACGCTTATCAGCAGTGCGACAACGCACAGACGGAAGTCTTTCTGCAACAAGCCGTCAGCTTCAGCCGACGCGCCTTGGGCGCCGATAGCCCGGCGGCCAAAAGCGCGACCGCCAATCTGGAGCAGCTGCGCAGGCACGGCCGGATGATCGATAGCGCCGGCTCGACCGGATTACCGCCCGAAGAACTCGAACGCTTCAACCGACAGGTGCAGCAGACATGCCGATCGCATCGCTCGCGCTAG
- a CDS encoding ECF-type sigma factor → MTHDSSRLESPAPVPAIGPAEFEFGQYTLDSVTELIVAAQGGQTGAWDKVYALLYKELHDAASLQIRRRWGRGKRSPTSLINRTWLRLNQDKLSLNNRQHLLAVLSRAMRYALIDEARRLNQLKLEESYGAEHAEPSYDPDLEQLISIDHALNALGAVEPRLIQLVEMRYFAGMSDIEIGEVLGLTDRTIRRDWRKARAFLAAHLRHAPGIAGPEPGPSSP, encoded by the coding sequence ATGACTCACGACAGTTCCCGCCTCGAGTCTCCCGCTCCCGTCCCGGCCATCGGTCCGGCGGAGTTTGAATTCGGCCAATACACCCTGGATTCGGTCACAGAATTGATCGTGGCCGCTCAAGGCGGCCAGACCGGCGCCTGGGACAAAGTCTACGCGCTGCTCTACAAGGAACTCCACGACGCGGCGTCCTTGCAGATCCGCCGCCGCTGGGGCCGCGGCAAGCGCTCGCCGACCTCGCTGATCAATCGCACCTGGCTGCGTCTGAACCAGGACAAGCTCAGTTTGAACAACCGCCAGCACCTGCTGGCCGTGCTGTCGCGGGCGATGCGCTATGCGCTGATCGACGAAGCGCGCCGGCTCAACCAGCTCAAGCTCGAGGAAAGTTACGGCGCCGAGCATGCCGAGCCGAGCTACGACCCGGATCTGGAGCAACTGATCTCGATCGACCATGCGCTCAATGCGCTCGGCGCGGTCGAACCGCGGCTGATCCAGCTGGTCGAAATGCGCTACTTCGCCGGCATGAGCGACATCGAGATCGGCGAAGTGCTCGGCCTGACCGACCGCACCATCCGCCGCGACTGGCGCAAGGCGCGCGCCTTCCTGGCCGCGCACCTGCGCCACGCGCCCGGCATCGCCGGGCCTGAGCCGGGTCCGAGCTCGCCCTGA
- a CDS encoding biotin-dependent carboxyltransferase family protein translates to MSAGYIEVIAPGPLSHVQDLGRDGWRHLGIARGGALDPGCAALANALVGNDDEAAVLEFTLQGPSLRLPRPLRIAVMGAACDVRFEGQALPQARPIDLPAGDLRLGGMRDGVYAWLAVQGGFDLPRVLGSRATDLRGGFGGLDGRALRAGDRLPLGPHTRIDATTPQVPRWWIDPYCEHEPQAPIRYRASQAPTVREAARQLGEQVWRVHAASNRQGLRLSGAALADAAGSGLSEPVAPGTIQLPPDGQPIVLLADAQTVGGYPRLGHVIAADLPRLAQAGPNAGLRFRACDAAEAAMAARTARAEIARLRLAIDARLRR, encoded by the coding sequence ATGAGCGCCGGTTACATCGAAGTGATCGCACCCGGCCCGCTGAGCCATGTGCAGGACCTGGGCCGCGACGGTTGGCGACACCTCGGCATCGCCCGCGGCGGCGCGCTCGACCCGGGCTGCGCCGCGCTCGCCAACGCCCTGGTCGGCAACGACGACGAGGCCGCAGTGCTGGAATTCACCCTGCAAGGCCCGAGCCTGCGCCTGCCGCGGCCGCTGCGCATCGCGGTGATGGGCGCGGCTTGCGATGTGCGCTTCGAAGGCCAGGCGCTGCCGCAGGCGCGGCCGATCGATCTGCCGGCCGGCGATCTGCGCCTGGGCGGCATGCGCGACGGCGTGTACGCCTGGCTCGCGGTGCAAGGCGGTTTCGATCTGCCGCGCGTGCTCGGCAGCCGCGCCACCGATCTGCGCGGCGGCTTCGGCGGGCTCGACGGCCGCGCGTTGCGCGCCGGCGATCGACTGCCGCTGGGTCCGCATACGCGCATCGACGCGACGACGCCACAGGTGCCGCGTTGGTGGATCGACCCGTATTGCGAACACGAGCCGCAAGCGCCGATCCGTTACCGCGCCAGCCAGGCGCCGACGGTGCGCGAGGCCGCGCGGCAATTGGGCGAACAAGTCTGGCGCGTGCATGCGGCGAGCAATCGCCAGGGCCTGCGCCTGTCCGGCGCGGCGCTGGCCGATGCGGCTGGCAGCGGTCTGTCCGAACCCGTCGCGCCCGGCACCATCCAACTGCCGCCCGACGGCCAGCCGATCGTGTTGCTGGCCGACGCGCAGACCGTCGGCGGTTATCCGCGGCTGGGCCATGTGATCGCCGCGGACCTGCCGCGACTGGCCCAGGCCGGGCCGAACGCCGGCCTGCGCTTTCGCGCCTGCGACGCGGCCGAGGCGGCGATGGCGGCGCGCACCGCGCGGGCCGAAATCGCGCGCTTGCGGCTGGCGATCGACGCGCGCCTGCGGCGTTGA
- the pxpB gene encoding 5-oxoprolinase subunit PxpB, which produces MKPGAQSAAANAAIEFETLADDAWLLRLGEVIDDALNARIHALAARLRAQAPAWLRDLVPAYASLAVFFDSRAIDADAVRDWLQARCAQTPEVVDPLASLEARTVEIPVAYGGEFGPDLASGAAELGLSPAALIQRHSDAVYTVAMIGFAPGFPYLSGLDPELTLPRLATPRTQVAAGSVAIGGAQTGIYPRPGPGGWRLLGRTPLTLFDPSRAQPSLLLPGDRVRLLAIDAAQFARLQARA; this is translated from the coding sequence GTGAAGCCGGGCGCGCAATCGGCCGCGGCGAACGCGGCGATCGAGTTCGAAACGCTGGCCGACGACGCCTGGCTGCTGCGCCTGGGCGAGGTCATCGACGATGCGCTCAACGCGCGCATCCATGCGCTGGCCGCGCGTTTGCGCGCGCAGGCGCCGGCATGGCTGCGCGATCTGGTGCCCGCGTACGCGAGCCTGGCGGTGTTCTTCGACAGCCGCGCGATCGATGCCGATGCGGTGCGCGACTGGTTGCAGGCGCGTTGCGCGCAGACGCCTGAAGTCGTCGATCCTCTCGCATCGCTCGAAGCGCGCACGGTGGAAATCCCGGTCGCCTACGGCGGCGAGTTCGGTCCCGATCTGGCGAGCGGCGCGGCCGAACTCGGCCTGTCGCCGGCGGCGCTGATCCAGCGTCACAGCGACGCGGTCTACACCGTGGCGATGATCGGCTTCGCCCCGGGCTTTCCGTATTTGTCCGGCCTGGATCCCGAACTGACGTTGCCGCGCCTGGCCACGCCGCGCACCCAGGTGGCGGCCGGCAGCGTCGCCATCGGCGGCGCCCAGACCGGCATCTATCCGCGGCCCGGCCCGGGCGGCTGGCGATTGCTCGGCCGCACGCCGCTGACCTTGTTCGATCCGTCGCGCGCGCAGCCGAGCCTGCTGTTGCCCGGCGACCGCGTGCGCTTGCTCGCGATCGACGCGGCGCAATTCGCGCGTTTGCAGGCGCGCGCATGA
- a CDS encoding HIT family protein: MNPWHLHPQLADDTHPLAQFDLSELRLMDDANHPWLILVPRVDGAVELIDLDEDQQLTLTREIARTSRALQAAFAPHKLNVAALGNLVPQLHVHVIARYREDIAWPRPVWGMATAQPYSPDALVQRIRRLQDALNA; this comes from the coding sequence ATGAACCCCTGGCACCTGCACCCGCAACTCGCCGACGACACCCATCCGCTGGCGCAATTCGACTTGAGCGAACTGCGGCTGATGGACGACGCCAACCATCCGTGGCTGATCCTGGTGCCGCGGGTCGACGGCGCGGTCGAGCTGATCGATCTCGACGAGGATCAGCAACTCACCCTGACCCGCGAAATCGCCCGTACCAGCCGCGCGCTGCAGGCCGCCTTCGCGCCGCACAAGCTCAATGTCGCCGCGCTCGGCAATCTGGTGCCGCAGTTGCACGTGCATGTGATCGCGCGCTATCGCGAGGACATCGCCTGGCCGCGCCCGGTCTGGGGCATGGCGACCGCCCAGCCGTATTCGCCCGATGCGCTGGTGCAACGCATCCGCCGATTGCAGGACGCGCTCAACGCGTGA
- a CDS encoding dienelactone hydrolase family protein: protein MARWIDLDTPAGPVQAWRADPTGVPLGGVVVIQEIFGVNAHIRDIAERFARAGYVALAPALFDPVERKVELGYDQSASARGVELRNAVGFDRASEIVGAAAQLLQHEGLRTGAVGFCWGGSLAFLANTRHGLPAVSYYGARTLPFLGEPARAPIMFHFGRHDGSIPPEAIEQHRQALPHAPIYVYDAGHGFSCDLRADYDADSAALAWTRTLAFLADSLK, encoded by the coding sequence ATGGCTCGCTGGATCGATCTCGACACCCCCGCCGGCCCCGTCCAGGCCTGGCGCGCCGACCCGACCGGCGTGCCGCTGGGCGGCGTGGTGGTCATTCAGGAGATCTTCGGTGTCAACGCGCATATCCGCGATATCGCCGAGCGCTTCGCCCGGGCCGGTTACGTCGCGCTGGCGCCGGCCTTGTTCGATCCGGTCGAACGCAAGGTCGAACTGGGCTACGACCAGTCGGCCTCCGCGCGCGGGGTCGAACTGCGCAACGCGGTGGGGTTCGACCGCGCCAGCGAGATCGTCGGCGCGGCCGCGCAGTTGCTGCAACACGAAGGGCTGCGCACCGGCGCGGTCGGTTTCTGCTGGGGCGGGTCGCTGGCGTTTCTGGCCAATACCCGCCACGGCCTGCCGGCGGTGAGTTACTACGGCGCGCGCACCCTGCCGTTCCTGGGCGAGCCGGCGCGCGCGCCGATCATGTTCCACTTCGGCCGCCACGACGGCAGCATTCCGCCCGAAGCGATCGAACAGCATCGCCAGGCGCTGCCGCACGCGCCGATCTACGTGTACGACGCCGGCCACGGTTTCAGCTGCGATCTGCGCGCCGACTACGACGCCGACAGCGCCGCGCTGGCCTGGACCCGCACCCTCGCCTTTCTCGCGGACAGCCTCAAATGA
- the rimO gene encoding 30S ribosomal protein S12 methylthiotransferase RimO: protein MSSASSVSPANPKVGFVSLGCPKALVDSERILTQLRVEGYDIVQTYDDADVVVVNTCGFIDSAVTESLDAIGEAIAENGKVIVTGCLGKRSELIREAHPGVLSISGPQDYGSVMSAVHKVLPPKHDPFIDLVPRRDDGIGVKLTPKHYAYLKISEGCNHRCSFCIIPSMRGDLVSRPVDQVLREAEKLAMGGVKELLVISQDTSAYGVDVKYAQHEWRGKPYQTRMKALCEGLSELGIWTRLHYVYPYPHVDEIIPLMADGKLLPYLDIPFQHASPRVLKLMKRPGAVDKTLERIQRWRSIAPDIAIRSTFIVGFPGETEDEFEELLDFLDEAQLDRVGAFAYSPVDGARANDLPDPVDEDVKQERLARFMERQAEISANKLEAKVGSVQRCIVDALDGDLAIARSMADAPEIDGLVQIQNGLEAQLRVGQFVDVEIMGSDEHDLFGEAVLED from the coding sequence ATGTCTTCCGCCAGCAGCGTCTCGCCAGCCAATCCCAAAGTCGGTTTCGTCAGCCTCGGTTGCCCGAAGGCCCTGGTCGATTCCGAGCGCATCCTCACCCAGTTGCGCGTGGAGGGCTACGACATCGTCCAGACCTACGACGATGCCGACGTGGTGGTGGTCAACACCTGCGGCTTCATCGATTCGGCGGTGACCGAATCGCTGGACGCGATCGGCGAGGCGATCGCCGAGAACGGCAAGGTCATCGTCACCGGTTGCCTGGGCAAGCGCTCGGAACTGATCCGCGAAGCGCACCCGGGCGTGCTGTCGATCAGCGGCCCGCAGGACTACGGCAGCGTGATGAGCGCGGTGCACAAGGTGCTGCCGCCCAAGCACGATCCGTTTATCGACCTGGTGCCGCGTCGCGACGACGGCATCGGGGTCAAGCTCACCCCGAAGCATTATGCGTATCTGAAGATTTCCGAAGGCTGCAATCACCGCTGCAGCTTCTGCATCATTCCGTCGATGCGCGGCGATCTGGTCTCGCGTCCGGTCGATCAGGTGCTGCGCGAAGCCGAAAAGCTGGCGATGGGCGGGGTCAAGGAACTGCTGGTGATCTCGCAGGACACCTCGGCCTACGGCGTCGACGTGAAGTACGCGCAGCACGAATGGCGCGGCAAGCCGTACCAGACCCGGATGAAGGCGCTGTGCGAGGGCCTGAGCGAACTGGGCATCTGGACGCGCCTGCATTACGTGTATCCGTACCCGCATGTCGACGAGATCATTCCGTTGATGGCCGACGGCAAGCTGCTGCCGTACCTGGACATCCCGTTCCAGCACGCCAGCCCGCGCGTGCTCAAGCTGATGAAGCGTCCCGGCGCGGTCGACAAGACCCTGGAACGCATCCAGCGCTGGCGCTCGATCGCCCCGGACATCGCGATCCGCAGCACCTTCATCGTCGGTTTCCCGGGCGAGACCGAGGACGAATTCGAAGAACTGCTGGATTTCCTCGACGAAGCCCAGCTCGACCGGGTCGGCGCATTCGCCTATTCGCCGGTCGACGGCGCCCGCGCCAACGATCTGCCCGATCCGGTCGACGAGGACGTCAAGCAGGAGCGGCTGGCGCGTTTCATGGAGCGTCAGGCCGAGATTTCGGCGAACAAGCTCGAAGCCAAGGTTGGCAGCGTGCAGCGCTGCATCGTCGACGCGCTCGACGGCGACCTGGCGATCGCGCGTTCGATGGCCGACGCGCCGGAGATCGACGGTCTGGTGCAGATCC